From a region of the Listeria monocytogenes ATCC 19117 genome:
- a CDS encoding YitT family protein: MNKNKTGWNIAKIIVGALIFSLAVNVFAIPNNLGEGGVTGLTMMLYYLLGWTPAVTTFIFNGILLIIGYKFLDRMTIVWTIVAISFTSIFLHFSEPLAFVANQTIVAAIFAGLMMGIGMGLIMNGGGTTAGSAILAKIANKYLGWNTSYALLFFDLLVVIPSVFVIGFENMLFTIVSLYISTKVLDFILEGYNPKKSVTIISDYYEEIATEIDANLERGITLFNGQGFYMRQDKKILYIVISRDQLLPLTKIVNKYDEKAFFIINDVQSVVGEGFTKQITSE; encoded by the coding sequence ATGAACAAAAATAAAACTGGTTGGAACATCGCAAAAATTATCGTGGGGGCGCTTATTTTCTCGCTAGCTGTCAACGTTTTTGCTATCCCGAATAATTTAGGAGAAGGCGGCGTTACTGGGCTAACAATGATGCTTTATTACTTGCTTGGTTGGACTCCCGCAGTCACTACTTTTATATTTAATGGTATTTTACTTATTATTGGTTACAAGTTTCTTGATCGAATGACGATTGTCTGGACAATTGTTGCTATTAGTTTCACTTCGATCTTTTTACATTTTTCTGAGCCGCTTGCTTTCGTGGCAAATCAAACGATTGTCGCAGCCATTTTTGCCGGATTAATGATGGGAATTGGTATGGGACTAATTATGAATGGTGGCGGAACTACTGCTGGTAGCGCTATTTTAGCGAAAATTGCTAATAAATATCTTGGTTGGAATACGAGTTATGCGTTGCTATTCTTTGATTTACTTGTTGTTATTCCTTCTGTTTTTGTAATCGGTTTTGAAAACATGCTATTTACCATCGTTTCGCTTTATATTTCAACCAAAGTACTTGATTTCATTCTTGAAGGTTACAATCCTAAAAAATCTGTCACGATTATATCGGATTATTATGAAGAAATTGCAACTGAAATTGATGCGAATTTAGAGCGTGGTATTACCCTTTTCAACGGTCAAGGTTTCTATATGCGTCAAGATAAAAAAATTCTTTATATCGTAATAAGTCGTGATCAATTACTGCCGCTCACCAAAATCGTCAACAAATATGATGAGAAAGCATTCTTTATTATTAATGATGTACAAAGTGTTGTGGGGGAAGGCTTTACAAAACAAATAACAAGTGAGTGA
- a CDS encoding Crp/Fnr family transcriptional regulator, with translation MKQNILNNYVSTNDFPVITRGKRKYLTYEGLEDSYVYILKKGIIKTSIISRDGREFNLNYINKMDIISLLKDEYSQFANAPFNIRVESDTAELYQVDRVRFWKDVNRDVDLQIYVKDYYRTRLLQSIKKMQQMLMNGKLGAICTQLYELYTLFGVEIAPDQYLIDFLVSNEEIGHFCGINSASSVNRIFQQLKKEGVITMQNRYIIIKKLDVIQENVIF, from the coding sequence ATGAAGCAAAATATTCTTAATAATTATGTGAGCACAAATGATTTTCCAGTTATTACAAGGGGAAAACGTAAATATTTAACTTACGAAGGACTTGAAGATTCATATGTGTACATACTTAAAAAAGGGATTATTAAAACGAGTATTATTTCAAGGGATGGCAGGGAATTTAATTTAAACTACATTAATAAAATGGACATTATCTCACTTTTAAAAGATGAGTATTCGCAGTTTGCCAATGCGCCGTTTAACATTCGTGTGGAGTCAGACACAGCAGAACTATATCAAGTTGACCGGGTAAGGTTTTGGAAAGACGTGAATCGTGATGTGGATTTGCAAATTTATGTGAAAGATTATTACCGTACGAGGCTGCTACAATCCATAAAAAAAATGCAGCAAATGCTAATGAATGGGAAACTTGGAGCAATTTGTACGCAACTCTATGAACTTTATACGCTTTTTGGAGTGGAAATTGCGCCTGATCAGTATTTGATTGATTTTCTAGTAAGTAATGAAGAAATTGGTCATTTTTGCGGGATTAACTCCGCAAGCAGTGTGAACCGGATTTTCCAACAACTCAAAAAAGAAGGCGTCATTACGATGCAAAACCGCTATATTATTATTAAAAAATTAGATGTTATTCAAGAAAACGTTATTTTTTAA